The Bos javanicus breed banteng chromosome 18, ARS-OSU_banteng_1.0, whole genome shotgun sequence genome has a segment encoding these proteins:
- the DRC7 gene encoding dynein regulatory complex subunit 7 isoform X1, with protein MVQAVLKATSSLDSHRHARMEVLKEKVEEEEAAEREEAAERAERGEKTKRPMEVRREETTMTQEMLRDLERKLSEIEVSVPEKLLAFTKDTIDTSKLPLSYQSNTLKEEHLLQVADNFSRQYSHLCPDRVPLFLHPLNECEVPKFVSTTIRPTLMPYPELYNWDTCAQFISDFLSMVPLPDPLKPPLYLYSSTTVLKYQKGNCFDFSTLLCSMLIGAGYDAYCVNGYGSQDLCHMDLTREVCPLTMKPKESVKEEEKAPPKKYAIKPPRDLTSRFEQEQEMKRQEAIKAEEENRRKQEEARLLEQENAKTDPLHGLRVHSWVLVLSGKREVPESFFIDPFTARSYSTQDDHFLGIESLWNHKNYWVNMQDCWNCCKDLVFDLGDPVRWEYLLLGTDKPFLSLTEEEDEGMNDDDDVENLGKEDEDKSFDMPPSWVEQIEISPEAFETRCPNGKKVIQYKRAKLEKWAPYLNNNGLVCRLTTYEDLECTKTLEMKEWYQNREDMLELKHINKITGLNVDYFKPGHPQALRVHSYKSMQPEMDRVMEFYETARVDGLIKREETPKTMTEHYQGRPDFLSYRHVNFGPRMKKLALNSAESNPRPMVKITERFFRNPAKPADEDVAERVFLIAEERIQLRYHCRSDHITANKREFLRRTEVDSKGNKIIMTPDMCISFEVEPMEHTKKLLYQYEAMMKLKNEEKLSRHQAWESELEVLEILKLREEEEEAHTLTISIYDTKRNEKSKEYREAMERVLHEEHLRQVEAQLDYLAPFLAQLPPGEKLTRWQAVRLKDECLNDFKQRLIDKANLIQARFEKETQELQKKQQWYQENQVTLTPEDEDLYLSYCSQAMFRIRILEQRLSRHKELAPLKYLALEEKLYKDPRLVELLKVFV; from the exons ATGGTACAGGCTGTCCTCAAGG CGACCTCCTCTCTAGACAGTCATAGACACGCCAGAATGGAGGTCCTAAAGGAGaaagtggaggaggaagaggcggCGGAGCGAGAAGAAGCAGCTGAGCGGGCCGAGAGGGGAGAGAAAACAAAGAGGCCGATGGAGGTGCGGAGGGAGGAGACCACCATGACGCAGGAGATGCTCAGAGACCTGGAGAGGAAGCTGTCAGAGATTGAGGTCTCTGTCCCGGAGAAGCTCTT GGCCTTCACCAAGGACACTATCGACACCTCCAAGCTGCCCCTTTCCTACCAAAGCAACACACTCAAGGAGGAGCACCTGCTGCAGGTGGCGGACAACTTCTCCCGCCAGTACAGCCACCTGTGCCCAGACCGCGTGCCCCTCTTCCTGCACCCACTGAACGAGTGCGAAGTGCCT AAGTTCGTGAGCACAACCATCCGGCCCACACTGATGCCCTACCCTGAGCTCTACAACTGGGACACCTGTGCCCAGTTCATCTCCGACTTCCTGTCCATGGTGCCCTTGCCTGACCCCCTCAAACCT CCCTTGTACCTGTACTCCTCGACCACTGTGCTCAAGTACCAGAAGGGGAACTGCTTCGACTTCAGCACACTGCTCTGCTCCATGCTCATCGGCGCCGGCTACGATGCCTACTGTGTCAACGGCTACGGCTCCCAGGACCTGTGCCACATGGACCTAACTCGGGAGGTGTGCCCACTCACCATGAAGCCCAAGGAG AGtgtcaaggaggaggaaaaggcacccCCTAAGAAGTACGCCATCAAACCTCCCAGGGACCTGACCAGCAGGTTTGAGCAGGAACAGGAGATGAAGAGGCAGGAGGCGATCAAGGCTGAGGAGGAGAATCGGCGGAAGCAGGAGGAGGCACGCCTCTTG GAGCAGGAGAATGCAAAGACCGACCCCCTGCACGGACTTCGTGTGcattcctgggtcctggtgttgTCGGGGAAACGTGAGGTGCCTGAGAGTTTTTTCATTGACCCATTCACTGCACGCAGCTACAGCACCCAGGATGATCACTTCCTGGGAATTGAGAGCCTTTGGAACCACAAGAACTACTGGGTCAACATGCAGGATTGCTGGAACTGCTGCAAG GATTTGGTCTTCGACCTGGGAGACCCCGTGAGGTGGGAGTACCTGCTCTTGGGCACCGACAAGCCTTTCCTGTCCCTGACTGAGGAGGAGGATGAGGGGATGAATGATGATGACGACGTGGAAAACCTG GGCAAGGAGGATGAGGATAAGAGCTTCGACATGCCGCCCTCGTGGGTGGAGCAGATTGAGATCTCCCCCGAAG CGTTCGAGACCCGCTGCCCAAACGGGAAGAAGGTGATACAGTACAAGAGGGCGAAGCTGGAGAAGTGGGCCCCGTACCTCAACAACAACGGTCTCGTGTGCCGCCTCACCACCTACGAGGACCTGGAGT GTACCAAGACTTTGGAGATGAAGGAGTGGTACCAGAACAGGGAGGACATGTTGGAGCTAAAGCACATAAACAAGATCACGGGCTTGAATGTCGACTACTTCAAGCCGGGCCACCCCCAGGCGCTGCGCG TGCACTCGTACAAGTCCATGCAACCTGAGATGGACCGTGTCATGGAGTTTTATGAAACGGCCCGCGTGGACGGCCTGATCAAGCGGGAGGAGACGCCCAAGACGATGACAGAGCACTACCAAGGTCGGCCGGACTTCCTCTCCTACCGCCATGTCAATTTCGGGCCCCGAATGAAGAAGCTGGCTTTGAACAGCGCAGAGTCAAACCCCCGGCCCATGGTG AAAATCACAGAGAGATTCTTCCGCAACCCTGCGAAGCCTGCGGACGAGGACGTGGCCGAGCGAGTGTTTCTGATCGCTGAGGAGCGCATTCAGCTGCGCTACCACTGCCGCTCCGACCACATCACGGCCAACAAGCGCGAGTTCCTGCGGCGCACGGAGGTGGACAGCAAGGGCAACAAGATCATCATGACCCCCGACATGTGTATCAGCTTCGAG GTGGAGCCGATGGAGCACACTAAGAAGCTTCTCTACCAGTACGAGGCCATGATGAAGCTGAAGAATGAGGAGAAGTTGTCCAGACATCAGGCCTGGGAGTCGGAGCTGGAG GTGCTGGAGATCCTGAAGCttcgggaggaggaggaggaggcacacACGCTGACCATCTCCATCTATGACACCAAGCGCAATGAGAAGAGCAAGGAGTACCGGGAGGCCATG GAGCGCGTGCTACACGAGGAGCACCTGCGACAGGTGGAGGCCCAGCTGGACTACCTGGCCCCGTTCCTGGCCCAGCTCCCACCTGGAGAGAAGCTCACGCGCTGGCAGGCCGTGCGCCTCAAGGATGAGTGCCTCAATGACTTCAAGCAGCGGCTCATTGACAAAGCCAACCTCATCCAGGCCCGCTTTGAAAAG GAGACTCAAGAGCTGCAGAAGAAGCAGCAGTGGTATCAGGAGAATCAGGTGACCCTGACGCCTGAGGATGAAGACTTATACCTGAGTTACTGCTCTCAGGCCATGTTCCGCATCCGTATCCTGGAGCAGCGGCTCAGTCG ACACAAGGAGCTGGCCCCACTGAAGTACTTGGCTCTGGAGGAAAAGCTCTACAAGGACCCACGCCTGGTGGAGTTACTTAAAGTCTTTGTTTGA
- the DRC7 gene encoding dynein regulatory complex subunit 7 isoform X2 has protein sequence MPYPELYNWDTCAQFISDFLSMVPLPDPLKPPLYLYSSTTVLKYQKGNCFDFSTLLCSMLIGAGYDAYCVNGYGSQDLCHMDLTREVCPLTMKPKESVKEEEKAPPKKYAIKPPRDLTSRFEQEQEMKRQEAIKAEEENRRKQEEARLLEQENAKTDPLHGLRVHSWVLVLSGKREVPESFFIDPFTARSYSTQDDHFLGIESLWNHKNYWVNMQDCWNCCKDLVFDLGDPVRWEYLLLGTDKPFLSLTEEEDEGMNDDDDVENLGKEDEDKSFDMPPSWVEQIEISPEAFETRCPNGKKVIQYKRAKLEKWAPYLNNNGLVCRLTTYEDLECTKTLEMKEWYQNREDMLELKHINKITGLNVDYFKPGHPQALRVHSYKSMQPEMDRVMEFYETARVDGLIKREETPKTMTEHYQGRPDFLSYRHVNFGPRMKKLALNSAESNPRPMVKITERFFRNPAKPADEDVAERVFLIAEERIQLRYHCRSDHITANKREFLRRTEVDSKGNKIIMTPDMCISFEVEPMEHTKKLLYQYEAMMKLKNEEKLSRHQAWESELEVLEILKLREEEEEAHTLTISIYDTKRNEKSKEYREAMERVLHEEHLRQVEAQLDYLAPFLAQLPPGEKLTRWQAVRLKDECLNDFKQRLIDKANLIQARFEKETQELQKKQQWYQENQVTLTPEDEDLYLSYCSQAMFRIRILEQRLSRHKELAPLKYLALEEKLYKDPRLVELLKVFV, from the exons ATGCCCTACCCTGAGCTCTACAACTGGGACACCTGTGCCCAGTTCATCTCCGACTTCCTGTCCATGGTGCCCTTGCCTGACCCCCTCAAACCT CCCTTGTACCTGTACTCCTCGACCACTGTGCTCAAGTACCAGAAGGGGAACTGCTTCGACTTCAGCACACTGCTCTGCTCCATGCTCATCGGCGCCGGCTACGATGCCTACTGTGTCAACGGCTACGGCTCCCAGGACCTGTGCCACATGGACCTAACTCGGGAGGTGTGCCCACTCACCATGAAGCCCAAGGAG AGtgtcaaggaggaggaaaaggcacccCCTAAGAAGTACGCCATCAAACCTCCCAGGGACCTGACCAGCAGGTTTGAGCAGGAACAGGAGATGAAGAGGCAGGAGGCGATCAAGGCTGAGGAGGAGAATCGGCGGAAGCAGGAGGAGGCACGCCTCTTG GAGCAGGAGAATGCAAAGACCGACCCCCTGCACGGACTTCGTGTGcattcctgggtcctggtgttgTCGGGGAAACGTGAGGTGCCTGAGAGTTTTTTCATTGACCCATTCACTGCACGCAGCTACAGCACCCAGGATGATCACTTCCTGGGAATTGAGAGCCTTTGGAACCACAAGAACTACTGGGTCAACATGCAGGATTGCTGGAACTGCTGCAAG GATTTGGTCTTCGACCTGGGAGACCCCGTGAGGTGGGAGTACCTGCTCTTGGGCACCGACAAGCCTTTCCTGTCCCTGACTGAGGAGGAGGATGAGGGGATGAATGATGATGACGACGTGGAAAACCTG GGCAAGGAGGATGAGGATAAGAGCTTCGACATGCCGCCCTCGTGGGTGGAGCAGATTGAGATCTCCCCCGAAG CGTTCGAGACCCGCTGCCCAAACGGGAAGAAGGTGATACAGTACAAGAGGGCGAAGCTGGAGAAGTGGGCCCCGTACCTCAACAACAACGGTCTCGTGTGCCGCCTCACCACCTACGAGGACCTGGAGT GTACCAAGACTTTGGAGATGAAGGAGTGGTACCAGAACAGGGAGGACATGTTGGAGCTAAAGCACATAAACAAGATCACGGGCTTGAATGTCGACTACTTCAAGCCGGGCCACCCCCAGGCGCTGCGCG TGCACTCGTACAAGTCCATGCAACCTGAGATGGACCGTGTCATGGAGTTTTATGAAACGGCCCGCGTGGACGGCCTGATCAAGCGGGAGGAGACGCCCAAGACGATGACAGAGCACTACCAAGGTCGGCCGGACTTCCTCTCCTACCGCCATGTCAATTTCGGGCCCCGAATGAAGAAGCTGGCTTTGAACAGCGCAGAGTCAAACCCCCGGCCCATGGTG AAAATCACAGAGAGATTCTTCCGCAACCCTGCGAAGCCTGCGGACGAGGACGTGGCCGAGCGAGTGTTTCTGATCGCTGAGGAGCGCATTCAGCTGCGCTACCACTGCCGCTCCGACCACATCACGGCCAACAAGCGCGAGTTCCTGCGGCGCACGGAGGTGGACAGCAAGGGCAACAAGATCATCATGACCCCCGACATGTGTATCAGCTTCGAG GTGGAGCCGATGGAGCACACTAAGAAGCTTCTCTACCAGTACGAGGCCATGATGAAGCTGAAGAATGAGGAGAAGTTGTCCAGACATCAGGCCTGGGAGTCGGAGCTGGAG GTGCTGGAGATCCTGAAGCttcgggaggaggaggaggaggcacacACGCTGACCATCTCCATCTATGACACCAAGCGCAATGAGAAGAGCAAGGAGTACCGGGAGGCCATG GAGCGCGTGCTACACGAGGAGCACCTGCGACAGGTGGAGGCCCAGCTGGACTACCTGGCCCCGTTCCTGGCCCAGCTCCCACCTGGAGAGAAGCTCACGCGCTGGCAGGCCGTGCGCCTCAAGGATGAGTGCCTCAATGACTTCAAGCAGCGGCTCATTGACAAAGCCAACCTCATCCAGGCCCGCTTTGAAAAG GAGACTCAAGAGCTGCAGAAGAAGCAGCAGTGGTATCAGGAGAATCAGGTGACCCTGACGCCTGAGGATGAAGACTTATACCTGAGTTACTGCTCTCAGGCCATGTTCCGCATCCGTATCCTGGAGCAGCGGCTCAGTCG ACACAAGGAGCTGGCCCCACTGAAGTACTTGGCTCTGGAGGAAAAGCTCTACAAGGACCCACGCCTGGTGGAGTTACTTAAAGTCTTTGTTTGA